The DNA region ttcgccttgtttatttctgtttttcccAAATCAGTTGGATATCTGCCATTCAGGGTCCAGTTCCTCGCTTCCATTAGCCGTGGAATTGTATGCTTTGCACGTTTTGTTACTGCGGcggatttatttttaactttcaGCACAGTCCGGCACTTTGTACTGATCCATTTCAGGGTTGAATTGGCCCCAAAATCCTTCACCCAAGTAGGATTTAATTAGAGAATGTTGGGGAAAAACACATTCCGGCACCCGAACACTTTCATTCAGAAAAACCTAAGAGTGGTTAAAAATACTCGAGGCGAATTTATCAGCTGCcgcagcatcaacagcagaTTGCTGTTGGCCGTATTTTTGTGCTCTTAGCCATTTCTATTTGCATTCCCGGTGGCGGCGGACAGCCAGCAGAAATGTGCAAACTTAGTTCGACGAACAATCGCGCAATTAATTGGAAATAATTGCGGAATTCATTGCGCGTCAACCgcagcaaatatttatgaatttttgaTTACGATTCGCGGTAAAAGCCCTTTGAGAGACGCGGTTCGGGAACATGATTTCAGCAGAAGCAAGTTTTCCACTTGGTTTCATCCTAACGAGCCTGCTATTGGTTTTTCTCGGATGCCACGGAGAAAGGACGAATGTGGGTAAGTAAAGTGCATTTTTCGCTTAAGTTACGTAAGCAGGAACTCGCAGCGCAGCATGCAAATGTGTCATGTATTTTTATGCCGCATACGGACCGTTGGCCGATGGCCGATGGCTTCGGCGAATTcgcgaaataaaaatataaacagaACCCACTAAGCAAAACAAAGAGCGAAAAAGAGTGTCACTCTCTCTGAAATACTATTTGCCTGCAGGCCTCGTCTACGAGAACACCGAACCGGATCTAGAGAAGATCTTCCATCTGGCGATCAGCAAGGCGAATGAGGAGAATGAGGATCTGGAGCTGCACGGGGTGTCCGTCTCCATTGAGCCAGGAAACTCCTTCGAGACctccaagaagctctgcaaAATGCTAAGGGTATACTTCAACTAAAACACTAAAAACACTTGCCCAAGCAATAGCTAGggatatttaaatattgcGGTTATTGAAATCATACTCTTCCACTCATGCACAGCAAAATCTGGTAGCCGTGTTCGGACCCACCTCGAATCTGGCCGCCCGTCACGCGATGAGCATTTGCGACGCCAAGGAGCTGCCCTTTTTGGACACGCGCTGGGACTTTGGGGCCCAGCTGCCGACCATCAATCTGCACCCACATCCAGCAACGCTGGGCGTGGCCCTGCGGGACATGGTGGTGGCCTTGGGGTGGGAGAGCTTCACCATCATCTACGAGTCGGGCGAGTACTTGGCTACCGTGAGGGAACTGCTGCAGATGTACGGCACCGCTGGACCCACGGTCACGGTCCGCCGCTACGAGCTTGATCTGAACGGGAACTACCGGAATGTActgcggcgtatacgcaatgcaGATGACTTCTCGTTCGTGGTGGTCGGATCCATGGCCACCCTGCCAGAGTTTTTCAAGCAGGCCCAGCAGGTGGGTCTGGTGACCAGCGACTACCGCTACATCATAGGCAACCTGGACTGGCACACCATGGACCTGGAGCCATACCAACACGCCGGCACCAACATCACGGGTCTGCGCGTCGTGTCGCCGGATAGCGAACAGGTGCAGGAGGTGGCCAAGGCACTTTACGAGAGTGAGGAACCCTTCCAAAACGGTAAATCAAAAAATAATGTCACCCCCACCTGAAAGTGTCGTGCCACTGGGATCTAgacaatttatgcaaatccGAAATCCATTCGCTTGgctgaatttaaataattgaattgcaCTTTCATGGCCCCCAGCGCTGGTGGAAATGATAAATGACGTTAGCCTTTATGACTCCTCCTCCACAGTGTCCTGCCCCCTGACCAACAGCATGGCCCTGGTCTACGACGGCGTCCAGCTTCTGGCCGAGACCTACAAGCATGTGAACTTCCGGCCCGTGGCCCTCAGCTGTAACGATGACAGTGCCTGGGACAAGGGCTACACTCTCGTCAACTACATGAAGTCGGTGAGTCTGGGGCACAGTGGGGTACTTGAAGTGGCATAGCAATCAAACAAAGCTAAGCACgacattttaaatatacataaatgatCACAGAAGTGGCAATGCATCAACTTTTTTCCTTGACTCACTTCATTTGAATAAGATTTCTAGCTTGTTGTTTGGGCTATTTTTGATAATAATATCTTATAACGCGTCGGTTTTCTACTGTTATTCAATACGTGTTGACTTGTTTACAAGAACTCGATTATGTTCTGCCCAAAAATACGGCTTATAATCCTAtaaattttcaacattttcacTTCTTCTGAGAACTTTTTTCTCTGTACGGAAAACTTTCTGATTCTGAATAACTTATGCAACGAGTCTCGGTCAGCAGCTAACGCTGAATGGCCTCACGGGACCCATTCGGTTTGACTACGAGGGACTCCGCACGGATTTCAAGCTGGAAGTCATCGAGCTGGGCGTTTCGGGGATGCAGAAAATCGGACAATGGAGCAGCGAGGATGGCTTCCAGGAGAACCGCCCTGCCCCGGCGCACTCCTTGGAGCCGGATATGCGTTCGCTGGTGAACAAAAGCTTTGTCGTCATCACGGCCATTGTGAGTAGTGGGCGTGGGCATAAAGGTCTGGGGCCAAGCTGACCTTGACTTTCCTTCAGAGTGAACCCTATGGCATGCTGAAGGAGACCTCCGAGAAGCTGGAGGGCAACGATCAGTTCGAGGGCTTTGGCATCGAGCTAATTGACGAGCTGTCCAAGAAGCTGGGCTTCTCCTACACGTGGCGCCTCCAGGAGGACAACAAGTATGGTGGAATCGATCCCAAAACCGGCGAATGGAATGGCATGTTGCGTGAGATTATTGACAGTGTGAGTTTTGGCACATAAATCTAGTCCACATCCGTTTCTCTGCGGCCATTTAAATCAGTTAGCTTATCTCATGTGAGTCCTGCGTGGTTATTGATTTGCATTGAATAGCCATAAATGCTGCCATCATCGTTAACGTAAGCGTTAATGCCGTCATAAATGGCAGTCTATTTCAGAGTGCCTGTGGCCTCAATTGCCTCAAATTAATTTGGTTTATAGTTAAGCGATTAATCTGATATTCCCACATACTGCTGTTCGCATTTGGACACCATGATAAGTATATTAATTCCGCTTATTAGCAAACTTTGTGAGCTTTCATTCAATGATATACTTACATGTAACTTAGCTAGACAAATACCTTAAGCAACAAAATAGGCTTTTTACCGTCTAAACGTTTAAAATTCTATTACAACATGAGTGGTATTGACTAGTTTATTTATAGATCGATTCTTATAGTTTTTCAAACCATAAACAAATTACATCTGACTTTTCCCATGAGAGTTCCAACACCTCTAAGATCCAGAACGTATCAATAGCATGAAAGTAAATGAGGCACGATTTGTTGTAAATCACGATTATTTAGTTATGTTTTGAATCCTTGAAGGCGGTGTAGTGGAATTTTTGGCATGGGTGGATAGGCCTTCCTCCCTTTTCTTATTAAACAGAGACGAAATATACCGCGATCCGACTCTGCCCAGGAAGTGTCCGAATACGTTTCCAAATGTTCCTCCTTGGGGCGGAACACCATCAATCAAAACTCTCCGGTACTCCCTGTAGTCATGAATAAACCTTTCAAATTGTTGCCTGTCTGCGTCGGATAGAGGAACGTCTGTGGGATAGCGATGATAAAAAGCGATTAGCTCCGGAATATTTCTTTCCTTAATAGAGTCATTCACAAATGGATTGTGAAAGATGTTAAGCAAATTATTCCTATGGGCCTCATAGCTTGAACTGTATGTGCAAGCACTTGCGAAACGAACAATGCCTAATAATACGCATATTAGCAGGCTGCTAATATAAAACTGCATAGTTTGATTGGTTTTTAGAAACTAACAGTTGATTTCGTGGTAAGAGGCATTTATAGTAGTCAATCAAATCACTTCTAGAATCTAACCTGCACCTATACTCAACGTCATGTTAATCGCAAACAATTCCTAATAATTACAACTCATTTAAGTATAATTTCTTAGAACATTTAATGCGCTTTCAATACTAAAGTAGCTAAAATATAGATCCGATTAAAGGCGTgcaattatatttaaaattgcataGTAATTAGATGATTCTTTAATAAATTTGCGCGCTTGGCAAATTCAAACCCATATTTTAAACATTGTCCAATTACAAAGCTCAATCGTGCGTATGCGCCATATTTACATGTGCATACACATTTCTATTAATAAATTCATGAGTTCATGGTTACAGAGAGGCCAAACAATAATCTTTCATATTTAATTAGCGCGCTGACATGGGCATTACGGATCTGACCATGACATCGGAACGAGAGAGTGGCGTGGACTTTACCATACCCTTTATGAGTCTGGGTAAGAGCATTACAATTTATTCAGCAAGTAAATAAACACAGtatgaaaatcaaaatgcctcataaattataactttattaatttaattttacatcaatttctataaatattttctacattttatttaaatatttttaatgacttGCTCCTTATCAAGGGCctagtttcaattttcaatgaaattgaaaatattaaatactacCGATTAGCTGATTATTTTAAACCACGAATCAATTCCAGGAATCGGCATCCTTTTTCGCAAACCGATGAAGGAGCCACCGAAGCTGTTCTCCTTCATGTCCCCGTTTTCTGGAGAGGTCTGGCTCTGGTTGGGTCTGGCCTACATGGGCGTTTCCATCAGCATGTTCGTGCTGGGACGTCTTTCTCCGGCGGAGTGGGACAACCCGTATCCCTGCATCGAGGAGCCAACGGAATTGGAGAATCAGTTTAGTTTCGCCAACTGTCTGTGGTTCTCCATAGGTGCTTTGCTTCAGCAGGGATCTGAACTGGCTCCCAAGTAAGCCccattatatttatattaaagttAGTGCGCTAAAGGTAATATCGTTTTTAAGGGCTTACTCAACTCGGGCCGTGGCCGCTTCCTGGTGGTTCTTCACATTGATTCTGGTCTCCTCTTACACTGCTAATCTGGCGGCTTTTCTCACTGTGGAGTCTTTAGTAACGCCAATTAACGATGCGGATGACTTATCAAAGAACAAGGGCGGAGTAAACTACGGGGCCAAAATTGGGGGAGCtacttttaacttttttaaGGTAAGGTCATGACTATGACTATCTGTCTATCCAATCTGTTTATCCAATGTCATGTATGAGTGCTTTTGTCCAGGAATCAAACTATCCTACATACCAGCGGATGTACGAGTTCATGAGGGATAATCCGCAGTACATGACCAACACCAACCAGGAGGGAGTTGATCGAGTGGAGAACTCCAACTACGCGTTTCTCATGGAGTCGACCACCATAGAGTATATCACAGAGCGTCGATGCACGCTCACCCAGGTGGGAGCATTGCTGGACGAGAAGGGATACGGCATAGCCATGCGAAAGAGTAGACAGCTGAGAGTGCACGTGGTATTGGGACACATGCTGACCAAGATCTGTGCTTTCAGACTGGCCGTACAGGGACACGTTGAGCCAGGCCGTTCTGGAGATGCAGGAGCAGGGACTGCTGACCAAGATGAAGACCAAGTGGTGGCAGGAGAAGCGCGGCGGGGGAGCATGTTCGGTAAGTGACCAGCCTAATCTCAATCTCTGGCAGCTCGTccatgtgtgggtgtgtgcagGATTCGGACGAGGACTCTGGCGCCGTGGCCCTGGAGATTAGTAACCTGGGCGGTGTTTTCCTGGTGATGGGAGTGGGCTCCTTCTTTGGCATCTTTGTCTCCCTGCTCGAGATGGTGCTGGGCGTTAAGGAGCGCAGCGATGAGAACCAGGTATCCGCCAGGGAATATTCCAGCTTCGAGAATACCCCGCCTCACGATCCGACTAGCTGGCCTGCCTTTATTGCACACACACTTTAAAACTTTGACATCTCCGACATCCTCCGAAAAACCCACAGGAAGCCCCCGACTCAGATGCCTCCTCGCTGGGATTCGCTAATTTGGGCGGCGTCTACCTGGTCATGTTTGTGGGCAGCTGTTTTGGCTGTATTTACGGCCTGGTCAACTGCGTGGTGAGCGTCTACTTGAGTGCGCGGGAGAACAAGGTAACGCGGATGGAGACCTATAAATATTTCCTGCTGTTCGTGACTAAAACTGCCGGAGAAAGGGTCGCCCTCATCTGAATAACGGACTCGATTCATCGGCTCTGCTGAACGACAGCTCGAAGCCATAAATACATTCACAACCTTTTCATTTGTGTCgtcttaaatatttcaattttcctAATATGTCATTTTGTTCTAAACTACAATGCCTAGTTCATGAATGCTTTACGATAGATTTCATCTGCATGCCAGTTTCGCCCTTCTATTAGTGAAGTGTTTACTCAACAACTGCACTTTCGTATCGGCAGGTGAGCTTCAAGACGGAACTTCTGGACGAGATCCGCTTCATATTACAATGCTCCGGCAATACCAAAGCGGTGAAGTATCCGAAGAACTCCTCGCGATCCAATGCGAGCTCGAAGTCAAAAGGCTCTTCCATGTCAGTGGATTCATTGCCCGAGGATAACTCAGAAGCTGATACACCTGGCAAGCATAACCATGCCAAATAGTGAATTAACCAGGCGATTGTATCGTTTGTATCACACAGTGAAATAGCATGCATggaaatttataataataaaaaaactattgTGAGAAATATTAGGTTTTGATGGGATAATAAGATTAAGTAATTACGCTGCGTATTATATAAAACTTGATGCCTATATTTGACCGAGAATCTAAATAAAATCGGTACCACTCAAAAGTTCTAATAATGATTCCTTGGAATCGATAACAATTTTAAACCGTCTCTTAATCAATATCAAATATTGTAAGGCTCTTCTGTTTCAGAGAGTTGGTATTAAGTAGCAGAGTTGTTTGAGTATAAACATGTCGAACTTAACTTTTCCCGACATGGGATATTGTAAAAAGTTTCCCACTAAGGAAAACGACTAGTATAAAGATAAAATATCAGCACTGTTGAGCACAGCTTCCAAGCTTTTACGATTTTGATTTCCTAAGGCTTACAACGTAAACTTAGGTCTTGCGCAGGTTCTATTAGTCAGATGTAGAGGTCGcttgaaaatatgtaaaatacGCGTAAAATACTCAACGCTACTCAAACATTTTCGGTCGTACCAAAGACTATTACAGATTGAGTCATTGGTCGTATCTTTCTCAAATATTGCGACACGACCAATTCCAAAAGTGAGAACCATTTGTTCTTAGACTTACATAAAACTATTGAACTTATGTAGATCACCGTATTTTGTAACAACTGTAACTATTACACggtttattatacccgttcCCCTAGAGTAatagggtatactaaattcgttgaaaagtatgtaacaggcagaaggatcatgatcatgatcatgatcaggatcaatagtcaaTCTGGCCCTCTTcttccgtctgtccgttctTTTGTCCGTTggtctgtccgtctgtatgaacgGCGAGATCTCCGGAACTAAAAAagctctaacgcccaccaaccgccaaaagctgtcaGTGATGAAATATCACAGATAGTCGGGTAACTCGACTAGTATTTATTCCAGAAATGAAACAATCATTTGTTTCCTTTTGcatatcaatatatttatcGATTTTCTCATATTATCGAGTGTCTTGACACATATTTTTACTGATACATGCAATATATTGGAAACTCCCTTGCGGAAATACATTTAATGCTTTTTGTTAGACACTGAGATGTTGAAAAGGTAAAATTGTACGAAGTTTTGTGTTTGTAGGAGTACCGACCGGCCATGTTCCTCATGAGGGTCTGTATGTATAAGTGGGTACACGGGTATATGTTGTTTATCGTGTGTAAGTTGTATAATAACACGAGTACCATTGTCGTATATAACTATAGTATTTAAGTTTGCATCTTAAGGTATGCCGCCGCAATATTTGCCCAACTGTTTGAATCCGTATTCTATATTGCAATAAGTTTGTATTGGCCACAttcacgcacacactcgcaagCACACatttgttaatatattttgattaaacTTTATAACTTTAATACCTGATCATTAcagtttagttttaattagtttagCTATAATTGCAtagttatatatttgtatattatttgttCTCATATTATGTGTAAATCGCGtgtttaaatttcatttcagcccccattttatgcaaatggcggaaaatatttttcaaattcaaatttaatgcTCAACAATTAACTACGTAAACAACACAACTCATCGCTTAGGCTTAACCGTCTAAAGGAAATTTGTTAGTTTACTAAATAGTATGGATTTGCATAGTTGATTTGCTATTTGTTCAACATTCAAttatctattttatttatttactataaATGTTTTGCCGCTGATGCAGCTGTCTTTTTTTGTGGTTATTGAAAGGCTAGCGTCAAATGTTTTTTCACACTAAACGCTTGGAGAGGCAGGCAGttaaattatatgtatattttaaagcGACAGGCTGCATTAGGGGATCCAATAGTAAGGGTGGTGGTAAATTAACCAGCAATCAGATGCTGTGAAGCATATAATGGGCAGCAAACAATTGTTCGAGTAATTTATGCACTCAATTGCACTTTCATGATAGCTGCGGCTTTTCGAATCTGTTCCTGATTTGCTTATACTCAGATATGTCAGATATGTATGCACTGTGTATCGGTGGGTGTGTCAGTGGAGTTTCCGTGGTAAAGAGGGGTTCTCATTTCTGCCAGTTTCATTTGCCGGCTATTAGTGGCGCAAATTTAAAGCAGTAAATCGAGTAGGATTTCTATTCAAAAATAGCATAAAAAGAAGAAGGGGAAAGGGAGTTTGCGGGAGTCTAGCTCTCGTAAAAAGTTGTAAGCTCGTCTAGGTTTTCCTTTGGTCTCTTGTGTTTGAGTGTTTGCAATGTGTGTTTGGGTTGAGGGATTACAAAGCTACAAGGTATGTATGTCCATTGTACAACAACGAATCCATGAAtgcacatttgcatttgggTTTGTCTGCGCGTTGCAGGGAACTTAAAGCTGAACGTTTCGATACACACATAAAGCATTTGTTAGTTACTAATAGTTACAGGCAAAAAGGAAGTCAACAATCAGATAGGTTCTAGGATGGGGCTTTGTGTTTCTTAAAAGGTGTTAAGAGTAGTTGCTCACACCGATTGGGAATATTTCCCTAATATTGTCTAACTAACATCTAGGCGTGGTGTTTACTCAATACAATTTGATATACTTTGGTAATAAGTATAATATATTCAGCTAACGGCTATCGACCAGTACTTTACCTAAAACAAACTCAAAAAGGTGGCAAAGTCATGCCAAATCAAACGGTTATCAATTTGTCATTAGTCATCTGTTTTGGAGTATCTTTGGTTAGttcacatatgtatgtatgtatatattccatattccTTGCTCTATATTTATGTGTATAATACTAGACTCAGTTTGTTGTAAGTGGTACATACAAATTACACAAAGTTTGGTTTGATTCtcgatttgatttttgttcatCGTCTTTGAGCGCTTTGTTTACTATTTTATCAGTAAATATCTTGTGTATCtatattgtatttttgtaGGTATAACACTGTATTCATCTCAaaagttcattaaaataaatgccttttAGTTTGTTTGCTGGCACTTCAGTGCCGAAGTGTTTGTATCTGATAATGTCGTGTAAATAGTTCCTTGTTTAattggtggtgggtggtggggtcTGGGTTTAGTAAGTAGTTGGTTAGTTAGTTGATTAGTTTGTCTTGGCTTGCCTTTGAGTGTTGGCTAAAAGAAGGGCCGAAAGAGGTTTTAGGAACCCGCTCCACTGGCGGAGGAGTTTCGAAGAAGCTGTTCGGAAAACTCTAAATCACTTGAAAATTCGCATGCGAATTCAGCACATATGCATACACATTTCGCAGGACTCTAATCCTGGGTCCTGCGTCCGTGTATGCTGCTGCTTGTATTGGTATTGCTATTAGTTTTTGGGCCCTCTCAAATGACACTCATGCGACGCCTGCCATTTCCGGTGCCCTCGGCTCAGTTGGCGTTGGCCAGTGTCTCGTGGCACACCTCCATGTAGTCCGGATCGTGCATGATGCCCTTTATCATGTCCTTCAGCATTGTGTAGCGTGGAAATATCGGATACATCTTTGAGCTGCCGTACTCTTCCTGCGGGTTCAGATACGTATTAAAATACAACGTGAACTTTGCACCGGATGCCACTCACCTTCAACACACGTATGAGGTGTCGCAGTCCCAAGTACTTTTTCAGCAAGCGGTACAAGTCGTTTATTAGCTGCGTATTCTCATGTTCGATTTGGGCCGTTGTCATATCTGCGAGTGCATGTGTCTTCAACATTTTACTTTAATCATTGGACAGGGGTCTGACTTCACTTACGTTCCAATCGCTCCATCCGCTCCCGCCGCTCAGCCGCCTCCTCTGCCAGGCGGGCAGAGGTCTTCACTCCCTCGCCGGACTTCTGGGTCTTCTCCATGATCGAGCAGGCCCGCATCACGTAGGAGGGGACCGTCTCCTGCTTCTCCTGCCGCGGGATGTCCACCAGAGTCCAGTACTGGGTCTCCAGGCGGATAACTTCCTGTGGGAGGAATGATTTAATCTATATCTGTAGCTGCTTGAACCGAGGTAGTTATGTCTTAAATAAATGCTTTTCAATCTGATGATGCCCAACCCAACATGCGGAATTTCCACAGACGTTGAATTTGTATATTCGAAGCTCTTCTATACTCAGTATTCGGTGATTAGGCTACTTAAGATTATACTTGCATCTTGCAGTAAAGGGTAGTCAACATGATTTAAAGACACACATTTTACTGACCTTAATCATCAGCTTGAGCATGGGATAGCGTTGGAATATGTTGCGTTGGCTCTTCGAGTCGCCGTACTTGTTCATGAGGTTGATCAGGGCTTTCTTGGCGGTCTCGTAGGACTCCTCCAGGCGAAGGCGCAAGGATCGCAGGCGCTCGTTTGTCTCGATCACCTCGTCCCGCGTCATTCCACTGGGCGCCCCCTCGTCCTTCACATCCTGCACGATTCGGCGCACACTCTGCGTGAACTTGCCCACGAAGTTTGTGGTTGCTAGatggcaaaaaatataaattaaacgaTAAAACAAAATACGTAGTAAAATAGTTTAATTGTACGGAAATTGCGCGAAACACTGTCATTCATTAATCGAATTTCAGTATACACGCGCATTAACCCTTAATTAATCTGCGATTCATGCGGAAATTGTTCGACTATGGGAAAGTCTAACTATTATGCCATGATGAAATCGCATCGAACCAgactatttatttttattaaaaatagatttatcctacttttctttttcctccCTTCTACACTTCGGCGGGAATCGAACCCACGGCGAAAAAACATTGTGGTGCCGCAAGCGAATCGCGCTAACCGGAGCACCACGGCCACTATCACAATTCAACTGTCTCATGTTCGATTTGTTTGCGTCGCTTTTTAGAGCTCTTATACTGAAGTAATATCTACATCTACAGTATGTGTATAGTTTCAcccaataaaatgaaaatgtgttGTTAACTTAGTTAAAGGCAAGGAGGAGTATTTtagaaatgttttaatttcatttctttttattatttttgttattatttaaaagtttggTTATCTccttaattttaaaagaaaccACTTTATAGGGCtgtacaattttattttctttctaCAATGTagattataaaaaatgtaatcttggtatttaatgaaatataatttgatccataaaattcattaatatttaatatgcgtattattttttttttaccttttaaataaaatataaggTCTAGTATAGGTCTTGTAAATAGTATTTTATTGAAAAGGATAAATTCATAGTTTGTGTATAAAAATTGTGGTACAAATTACCATCAAAAAGAAAGAATCCCTGCCTTTTAATGAACAATTTTTGGTGACGACAAAATTCCAAAATTTACTTCCAATGGCTTCATAAAAACTCTTTCAGAATTTTCATTTGAACAAAACATTAAAgtattcatttgcatttcggtTTTTATTGGTCGATGGGTCTACATTTTCACGACGCCCATTATGCAACAAATGGCAAAACTCCAGCCTCAATTGAGAGCCGTTTAATGGGCATTTCGTTGAGATGGCGAAAATGGCAATTAGCATTCGTCATTGTCAGTCCGTTTCTGAGTCTGTAAAGTCATGCAAAACGTGACATATCCCAGTCCCCCAATTCATATTTGTGTTTGGTTCGTGCCTTTAGAAGGGGCTCGTTGATGGCAGATTCTGGCGGTGACTTGAAACCCGGCGAATTAGTCGGCGATGCATCTATCTATTTGGATGCACATTCTAATTGAAAACCCGGCCATCTGTGGACTTATACAGAGGCGTTCCCTTATGCGGAAAGTGCGCTGTCAGTTTGTACTGTTCCGCCGTGAATCATAATTCCGGCATAAAGAGACCGCATTGTGGGTGTCTGGAAAACTCTAATTGCAGCTGGAATTACTGCGGTCAAGGACTTTGGCCGCTAACGTAGATCGTGACGTATCCACTTGCAGAGACTGTGAGCAATCCCATAGTTATATTAATAACTGGTCTGGGTCTGGTATTACACTGGATGTATTGTTGACTTAAGAGAGTGGCAAAGAGCACAGCTTGTTCGCTCTTATTTGCTTATTAAATTTCTGCTCGGCTCGAGGTTTATACATATAGTCGTATACCAAGCGGAATATCATCAGTGCAAAGTCAAAAATCTGGCGGTAAACACTGCTGTGTCGCGATCCGCGAAAAAATacatcaaaaacaaaagcaaaaccaaaaattccaaaagaaaaaacaaataaaagtgagCAAAAGATACTATAACatcaaagaaagaaaaataacaaacgaaatatatataacGCATACATtggtatacatatgtagacaTACAAGTACACACATCGCGCCGAAATAACTTAAGAATAAACAGAATGCAAATTGAACTGAAAATACATGTGCTAAATGCTGAAACTAAGAGAAATAGAGAAAAACTCTCTAGAACTGTGCAGCCCAGtggaaaatttgaaaatatttggaaGCTATTCAGCTGAATCTCGAGATCGCAGCATATGTGTTTGTCTATTTGCTCGATCGAAACTATCGACGGGGCATGAGCTTATTGAGTGTTTGCCCCATGATTGGTTTATCAGTATGCCATACAGAGCCAATGTTTATCGATTCGCTCTCGACCGACCAGTTGGCCTTTTGCTCGGCTTGTGATTTTTGCCAGTGCAGCAATTTCTGAAAAATCGCAAATAATTCGTGCTTGTGTTATTTATCCCTCTTCTCCGCTCGTCTTTGGACCGATTTTTTTCAGTACT from Drosophila santomea strain STO CAGO 1482 chromosome 3R, Prin_Dsan_1.1, whole genome shotgun sequence includes:
- the LOC120451571 gene encoding uncharacterized protein LOC120451571, producing MQRAKNSTTNFVGKFTQSVRRIVQDVKDEGAPSGMTRDEVIETNERLRSLRLRLEESYETAKKALINLMNKYGDSKSQRNIFQRYPMLKLMIKEVIRLETQYWTLVDIPRQEKQETVPSYVMRACSIMEKTQKSGEGVKTSARLAEEAAERRERMERLEHMTTAQIEHENTQLINDLYRLLKKYLGLRHLIRVLKEEYGSSKMYPIFPRYTMLKDMIKGIMHDPDYMEVCHETLANAN
- the LOC120452689 gene encoding protein Turandot X — encoded protein: MQFYISSLLICVLLGIVRFASACTYSSSYEAHRNNLLNIFHNPFVNDSIKERNIPELIAFYHRYPTDVPLSDADRQQFERFIHDYREYRRVLIDGVPPQGGTFGNVFGHFLGRVGSRYISSLFNKKREEGLSTHAKNSTTPPSRIQNITK